The Gammaproteobacteria bacterium genome has a window encoding:
- a CDS encoding ankyrin repeat domain-containing protein, translating to MNSRPGLFVFTTILSVCLLLLHGCATTAKNPHESVAFQSAQGDVTFPPRETAVATQENPESLTKGNYVEVGRLAVRYTIKACSGVSSGRDCEDITHKDDSASRLLSEAASKGGDVVRFGVRDKKETISGTRNGRCLEKHTYKMLESVPTYLKSNCKYDNGIAVPGSCIKKKIGEHREWVTHTSCDKWEQIPYTDTVSVSTGVVWRHDPAFVQDAARQAVLVHGTRKQVAKLFRDPSSVNKPLLNNKLPVIVAIENGNVEAVKALQEKGADFDAAFCTQARDFIAGDRGWNTLERLHAIGIRLGKQGQGCAVPLAKDAQATRKLLKYGVSANASNAMGVSMLTRIANNKDAVRCAEILLRNGADINLRNKFGETALFTVATSENDRLVKFFLAHGANRAIQNSAGVTALDLAKIYLLWMKANPKKVNAASISSQEKIVGILSDKPQ from the coding sequence ATGAATAGTCGTCCTGGACTGTTTGTATTTACTACGATTCTTTCCGTATGTCTGTTGCTACTGCATGGATGTGCCACGACAGCTAAAAATCCACATGAATCCGTCGCGTTCCAATCGGCGCAAGGCGATGTGACATTTCCTCCCCGGGAGACTGCTGTAGCAACTCAGGAAAATCCGGAGAGCCTGACTAAAGGAAATTATGTGGAGGTAGGCAGGCTTGCCGTGCGGTATACGATCAAGGCCTGCTCTGGTGTGTCTTCTGGCCGCGATTGCGAGGACATAACCCATAAAGATGATTCGGCAAGCCGCCTTTTGAGTGAAGCGGCATCGAAAGGTGGAGATGTGGTTCGGTTTGGCGTGCGCGATAAGAAAGAAACGATCTCGGGAACCAGAAATGGCAGGTGTTTGGAAAAGCATACATACAAGATGCTTGAGAGTGTTCCAACGTATCTCAAATCGAATTGCAAGTACGATAACGGGATAGCGGTTCCTGGCTCTTGTATTAAAAAGAAAATTGGGGAGCACCGTGAATGGGTGACTCACACCTCATGTGATAAATGGGAGCAGATACCCTATACGGATACAGTTAGCGTAAGCACCGGTGTCGTATGGCGGCACGACCCGGCTTTTGTCCAGGATGCAGCAAGGCAGGCAGTGTTGGTTCATGGAACGCGAAAGCAGGTGGCGAAGCTGTTCAGGGACCCGTCGTCGGTTAACAAGCCGTTGTTAAACAATAAATTACCGGTAATAGTGGCTATTGAGAATGGAAATGTGGAGGCTGTTAAGGCCCTCCAGGAAAAAGGGGCGGATTTTGATGCGGCATTCTGTACGCAGGCACGTGATTTTATCGCTGGAGACAGGGGCTGGAATACCCTGGAGCGATTGCACGCCATCGGCATACGGCTGGGTAAACAAGGACAAGGCTGTGCGGTGCCATTGGCTAAAGATGCGCAGGCAACAAGGAAGTTGTTGAAATACGGTGTAAGCGCCAATGCTAGTAACGCCATGGGCGTGAGTATGCTGACTCGAATTGCAAACAATAAGGATGCTGTTCGATGCGCTGAAATATTGTTGCGGAACGGCGCGGATATCAATTTGAGAAATAAATTCGGCGAAACCGCGTTATTTACCGTGGCCACTTCTGAAAACGACCGGTTGGTAAAATTTTTTCTCGCGCATGGCGCCAATCGCGCGATACAAAACAGTGCCGGGGTAACGGCGTTGGATTTGGCGAAAATTTACCTGCTGTGGATGAAAGCGAACCCAAAGAAAGTGAATGCTGCGTCAATTAGCTCGCAAGAGAAGATTGTGGGCATTCTGAGTGACAAGCCGCAGTAG
- a CDS encoding L-serine ammonia-lyase gives MALSVFDLFKIGIGPSSSHTVGPMKAAGRFAHGLEKRGLLERTSRIVVHLHGSLGHTGRGHGSDRAILLGLMGEEPETVDPDRIPELLAEIETSGRLQLLGRHPLALDRRNDLHFHKRERMPLHPNGMRFEAFDAQGTLLDTRDYYSIGGGFVLNAEQAAGERIVPDSTQVANPFCSATELLELCESRACSFAAIMRANELSWRSVAEVDAGLLHLWSVMQACAARGIATEGELPGGLHVPRRAPQLFQRLSSRTDPSASDPLAILDWVDLYALAVNEENAAGGRVVTAPTNGAAGVIPAVLHYYTRFVPTADEAGVVDFLLTAGAIGILYKENASISGADVGCQGEVGVACSMAAGALAAVLGGTPAQVENAAEIGMEHNLGLTCDPVGGLVQIPCIERNAMAAVKAINAARIALRGDGSHRVSLDRVISTMLQTGHDMKDKYKETSRGGLAVNVIEC, from the coding sequence ATGGCACTGAGCGTCTTCGACCTGTTCAAGATCGGCATCGGCCCGTCCAGCTCGCACACGGTGGGGCCGATGAAGGCCGCCGGCCGTTTCGCGCACGGCCTGGAAAAGCGCGGCCTGCTCGAACGCACGTCGCGCATCGTCGTGCACCTGCACGGTTCCCTGGGGCATACCGGGCGCGGCCACGGCAGCGACCGGGCCATCCTGCTGGGGCTGATGGGAGAGGAGCCGGAGACGGTCGATCCGGACCGGATTCCGGAGCTGCTGGCTGAGATCGAGACCAGCGGGCGGCTACAGCTGCTGGGCCGGCATCCGCTGGCGCTGGACCGGCGCAACGACCTGCATTTCCACAAGCGGGAGCGCATGCCCCTGCACCCGAACGGCATGCGTTTCGAGGCCTTCGACGCGCAGGGGACCTTGCTCGATACGCGCGACTACTACTCCATCGGCGGCGGCTTCGTGCTCAACGCCGAGCAGGCGGCGGGGGAGCGCATCGTGCCGGACAGCACGCAAGTGGCCAATCCATTTTGCAGCGCCACGGAGCTGCTGGAACTGTGCGAGTCGCGGGCCTGCAGCTTCGCCGCCATCATGCGCGCCAACGAGCTGAGCTGGCGCAGCGTGGCCGAGGTCGATGCCGGCCTGCTGCATCTCTGGTCGGTCATGCAGGCCTGCGCGGCGCGCGGCATCGCCACCGAAGGCGAACTGCCGGGCGGACTGCACGTGCCGCGCCGGGCGCCGCAGCTGTTTCAACGCCTGAGTTCACGCACCGATCCCAGCGCCAGCGATCCGCTGGCGATACTCGACTGGGTGGACCTGTACGCCCTGGCGGTAAACGAGGAGAACGCCGCCGGCGGACGCGTGGTGACGGCCCCGACCAACGGCGCGGCCGGGGTCATCCCCGCCGTGCTGCACTACTACACGCGCTTTGTGCCCACGGCCGATGAGGCCGGCGTGGTCGATTTTCTGCTTACCGCCGGCGCCATCGGGATTCTGTACAAGGAAAATGCCTCCATCTCGGGGGCGGACGTGGGGTGTCAGGGCGAGGTGGGCGTGGCCTGCTCCATGGCGGCAGGGGCGCTGGCGGCCGTGCTGGGTGGCACGCCGGCCCAGGTCGAGAACGCGGCCGAGATCGGCATGGAGCACAACCTCGGTCTCACCTGCGATCCGGTCGGTGGCTTGGTGCAGATCCCCTGCATCGAGCGCAACGCCATGGCGGCGGTCAAGGCCATCAACGCCGCGCGCATCGCCCTGCGCGGCGACGGCAGTCACCGCGTGTCGCTGGACCGCGTCATCAGCACCATGCTCCAGACCGGGCATGATATGAAGGACAAGTACAAGGAAACCTCGCGCGGCGGGCTGGCGGTGAACGTCATCGAGTGCTGA